The region CGGCCGCGCGGGCAACTTGCAAGGATTGCTGATGCATGTCCAAGCAGGCGGCCCAATGCGGCCCCGCCTCGGATTCAGGCAGATTGCTGGCGAGGAAGAAATGGGCCGAAGCCGTGCTGTTCAAGACGGCGCAGATGGCGCTGGGTTGCAGCAAGTCGCGCCTGGCCAGCAGCGCGGCGCTGCGTGTGATCACTTCGGCGTAAAGCTCGGCATCCACCAGGGCCGCGCACAAGGCACAGCCCAGTGCGGCGGCTTGGTGGCCGCGGCCAGCGCGGGTCAGCAGGTCCATCGCCATGGCGGCGCTGTGCAGGGCGGAGTGATGCAGACGCAGGCGGAACTGCACGATCTGCAGCGACTCCCAGGCCCAGGCCTGCGCCAGCACCGAGCCCATGGCCTTGGCCAGCTCCAGCCGCACCGAGCCTTCTTGCAACTGCTGGCTCAAGCTCTTGCCTGAGCGATTGGTGCTGGGATATTCGCGCAGCAATTCCGCGAGCAAGGTTTGCTCGGGGCTCAGCTCGGCCTTGGACAGGGCTTGCAGCGCGGCGTGCAGGGCGTCGCCATCCAGGTTGTCGCAGAGCTGCTTGCAGGCGTCCAGCCGCGACGCGATGTCGTCAGGGGCCGCCACCGCCGTAGTCGCCGGCTGGGGCTGAACTGCTTGCGATGAATGGGCCTCGCTCATGCTGGCACGAGTTGAGTCGCAAAATGTGAATAGCACCATTCTGCGCCAAAGCCGGCCGGTCTGCTGCTGAGCAGACCGTTGAAACGTCGGTGAAATCCCGAAAGCTTCGTTAGCGCGATTCGCCGGGTTCAGCCGCGGCGATCATCATGTCGATCAGCTCTTTGACGAATTCCAGGGCTTCTTCGGGCGTGGCGAAGTAGTACTCCTGCCCCAGGTCCGCCACATCGCCCTCCGGGCCGATGTGCACCACCGACCAGCCCTCCGCGCCGCCGCCTATGGCGCAGACGCCGAAGCTGCCCGGCGCCAGCTCTTTGGCTGAGCCGGCGGTGATGAAAATGTCTTTGTCTTGGTGGGAGTAATAGCGTTTCACCTCGCCATTGTCGGTGCTGGCTATAGTCCCCCACGATCAGTCAGCAAAGAGGGCGTGAAATGAAAGCAGTTTGGAACGGTGTGGTGATCGCCGAGAGCGACAAAACGGTGCTGGTGGAAGGCAACCACTACTTCCCGCCCGAGTCGCTCAAGCGCGAATACACCAGCTTCAGCAACCACCGCACCGGTTGCGCGTGGAAGGGCCAGGCGCATTACCTGAGCTTGTTCGTCAACGGCGAGATGAATCCGGACGCGGTCTGGTTCTACCCGGAGCCCACCGAGGCGGCGGCG is a window of Paucibacter sp. KCTC 42545 DNA encoding:
- a CDS encoding DUF427 domain-containing protein yields the protein MKAVWNGVVIAESDKTVLVEGNHYFPPESLKREYTSFSNHRTGCAWKGQAHYLSLFVNGEMNPDAVWFYPEPTEAAAEIKGHYAFWKGVQVL